Proteins encoded in a region of the Bombyx mori chromosome 21, ASM3026992v2 genome:
- the LOC101744711 gene encoding uncharacterized protein LOC101744711 isoform X1, which yields MDELRGPNIQIVLHIKEGLGFGFLRTPFVVSGSLNGYILETDSVVPSHAPVFDAELVWETDKRRFRSLRVQNVPVKVEVFTTCTQGRKDKVGYLLLSLLSAQPCPSNKIVDVKYTMHRLLGVKSEGKCCHPQLLMSLSIEDRNSTPTPRNELRMFHSNEVAYPLSSHTTGIPTGKSITFALNEYILESKKSVSSPDLQPKLLCDEGLIQIGKGNQLFVLSFVIGVVENLDLLLPESPNNDSMIDCYIMYSIFTHNIMTDRVASSSERGPVRSAPFNQRTSLRLAAELCALARYFAECPHVVARVCHGDTDLGICSLDLRKLIPTEDIKHFIDNFCNTDNALTIQERCYILRCDETTKRKDDGRRPFVDIEMSLKYMGVRGVAQRSTLLSARSATELTSAAAEAGPPRRVGSCTSLHAHTAGYNNASGDVHKQTNEIAELIKNMCNSFALSQERILAARLKPSTSDAEVQCEGGNLRDDDGRGEGGDREPVKLGGRQAEREPVVLETSKSDTCITSPKRAARKDNHTDLVKMALSEADRDSIMRRFVDELEDWKEKQQELHKLQLKRKEEYHLELLAKEWAKQRVELECRLARGIEQCRALAADLAAATDDFRARGHRNSEREKKLLEAKKALEAHYTAKYQELREASLKMEDDMNHQLKVKDMRIEELELKIMQLEKQVDVLKNTMKDIEKEAETRYSGLTKDQTASLIQELRCLEEKLDSAVQSKAFFKEQWGRAVRELHLLKLDTRKQMLSQLQQDRRELGDAGLDTIIDDNESKRNQDAMDIKKLKDDFYVDILASTPALEIDSFITTSGSGVVEMFDDLRSVVKNPINDKLNKLISQRDRLIQDENPNEELLKQLNQEIRSILLNCGS from the exons ATGGATGAATTGCGAGGTCCGAATATCCAAATAGTCCTTCATATCAAGGAAG GGCTTGGTTTCGGATTTTTGCGAACACCGTTTGTGGTCAGTGGTTCATTAAATGGTTACATATTAGAAACCGATTCGGTTGTTCCATCTCATGCACCGGTTTTCGATGCTGAACTTGTTTGGGAAACCGATAAAAGAAGATTTAGGAG TTTGCGTGTTCAAAATGTTCCTGTGAAGGTTGAGGTGTTTACAACATGCACGCAGGGACGTAAAGACAAAGTTGGATATTTATTGTTGAGTCTCCTTAGTGCTCAACCCTGTCCTTCGAATAAAATTGTTGAT GTGAAGTACACAATGCATCGACTTCTGGGAGTTAAATCTGAAGGGAAGTGTTGTCATCCACAGCTGTTAATGAGTCTATCTATTGAAGACAGGAATAGTACACCTACACCC AGAAATGAACTCCGCATGTTCCACAGTAATGAGGTTGCCTATCCCTTGTCTTCTCATACCACGGGAATACCAACAGGCAAATCCATTACCTTTgcgttaa ATGAATACATTCTTGAAAGTAAGAAATCAGTTTCATCACCGGACCTTCAACCCAAATTACTATGTGATGAAGGTCTAATACAAATCGGTAAAGGGAATCAACTGTTTGTACTGAGTTTTGTCATTGGAGTTGTTGAAAATTTAGATTTG ttGTTACCTGAGAGTCCAAATAATGATTCTATGATTGATTGTTACATCATGTATTCAATATTCACACACAACATAATGACAGACAG AGTGGCGTCGAGCAGCGAGCGCGGTCCGGTCCGCAGCGCGCCGTTCAACCAGCGCACGTCGCTGCGTCTCGCGGCCGAGCTGTGCGCGCTCGCCCGCTACTTCGCAGAGTGTCCGCATGTCGTGGCACGCGTGTGTCACGGTGACACGGATCTAG GTATATGCAGTTTGGATCTCCGTAAACTAATTCCGACGGAAGACATTAAGCATTTCATAGACAATTTCTGTAACACCGATAACGCTCTAACTATACAGGAGCGCTGTTATATCTTGCGTTGCGACGAGACTACTAAACGGAAAGATGACGGAAGGAGACCTTTTGTGGATATCGAAATGAGCTTGAAGTATATGGGCGTTCGCGGCGTTGCGCAG AGATCTACATTGCTGAGTGCCCGCAGTGCTACTGAGCTGACGAGCGCCGCGGCGGAGGCGGGCCCGCCGCGGCGCGTCGGTAGCTGCACGAGTCTGCACGCCCACACCGCAGG ATACAATAACGCATCGGGCGACGTACACAAACAAACGAACGAAATAGCGGAATTAATAAAGAACATGTGCAATTCATTCGCTCTAAGTCAAGAGAGAATACTCGCTGCCAGACTGAAACCCTCCACCAGCGATGCGGAGGTGCAGTGCGAGGGGGGGAATTTGAGGGACGATGATGGGAGGGGAGAGGGGGGAGACAGGGAGCCTGTGAAGCTGGGCGGACGTCAAGCCGAGAG GGAGCCCGTCGTTTTGGAGACGAGCAAAAGCGACACGTGCATCACAAGTCCTAAACGGGCCGCCCGTAAAGACAATCACACAG atTTGGTGAAAATGGCGCTATCGGAAGCCGACCGCGACAGCATCATGCGGAGGTTCGTGGACGAGCTGGAAGACTGGAAGGAGAAGCAGCAGGAGCTGCACAAACTGCAG TTGAAGCGCAAAGAAGAGTACCATTTAGAGCTATTGGCCAAGGAGTGGGCCAAGCAGCGCGTGGAGCTGGAGTGCCGGCTGGCGAGGGGCATCGAGCAGTGCCGCGCCCTCGCCGCCGACCTCGCCGCCGCCACAGACGACTTCAGGGCGAGGGGACACAGGAACTCCGAGAGGGAGAAGAAG TTATTGGAAGCGAAGAAAGCTTTAGAAGCGCATTACACAGCCAAGTACCAGGAGTTGAGAGAGGCCTCATTAAAAATGGAGGACGACATGAATCATCAGCTGAAAGTCAAGGACATGAGGATCGAAGAGCTGGAGCTTAAAATAATGCAGCTTGAGAAACAGGTGGACGTTTTGAAG AATACCATGAAGGACATTGAGAAAGAAGCCGAAACCCGATATTCTGGTCTAACTAAAGATCAAACTGCGAGTCTCATACAAGAATTG AGATGTTTAGAAGAAAAACTAGATAGTGCGGTCCAATCGAAAGCGTTCTTCAAAGAGCAGTGGGGCCGCGCTGTCAGGGAACTGCACCTGCTGAAGCTGGACACCAGGAAGCAAATGTTGTCGCAGCTGCAGCAGGACAGGAGGGAGCTGGGTGATGCTGG ttTAGACACAATAATAGATGACAACGAAAGTAAACGCAATCAAGATGCGATGgacattaaaaaattgaaagacGATTTTTATGTTGACATTTTAGCGAGCACACCGGCACTGGAAATCGATTCGTTCATCA CCACATCTGGTTCGGGTGTTGTAGAAATGTTTGACGATTTAAG AAGCGTCGTTAAGAACCCGATAAATGATAAACTAAACAAATTGATATCACAACGCGATCGGCTCATACAGGACGAGAATCCGAATGAAGAACTTCTGAAGCAATTGAACCAGGAAATTAGAAGTATCCTATTAAACTGTGGCTCCTga
- the LOC101744711 gene encoding uncharacterized protein LOC101744711 isoform X2 yields MDELRGPNIQIVLHIKEGLGFGFLRTPFVVSGSLNGYILETDSVVPSHAPVFDAELVWETDKRRFRSLRVQNVPVKVEVFTTCTQGRKDKVGYLLLSLLSAQPCPSNKIVDVKYTMHRLLGVKSEGKCCHPQLLMSLSIEDRNSTPTPRNELRMFHSNEVAYPLSSHTTGIPTGKSITFALNEYILESKKSVSSPDLQPKLLCDEGLIQIGKGNQLFVLSFVIGVVENLDLLLPESPNNDSMIDCYIMYSIFTHNIMTDRVASSSERGPVRSAPFNQRTSLRLAAELCALARYFAECPHVVARVCHGDTDLGICSLDLRKLIPTEDIKHFIDNFCNTDNALTIQERCYILRCDETTKRKDDGRRPFVDIEMSLKYMGVRGVAQRSTLLSARSATELTSAAAEAGPPRRVGSCTSLHAHTAGYNNASGDVHKQTNEIAELIKNMCNSFALSQERILAARLKPSTSDAEVQCEGGNLRDDDGRGEGGDREPVKLGGRQAEREPVVLETSKSDTCITSPKRAARKDNHTDLVKMALSEADRDSIMRRFVDELEDWKEKQQELHKLQLKRKEEYHLELLAKEWAKQRVELECRLARGIEQCRALAADLAAATDDFRARGHRNSEREKKLLEAKKALEAHYTAKYQELREASLKMEDDMNHQLKVKDMRIEELELKIMQLEKQVDVLKNTMKDIEKEAETRYSGLTKDQTASLIQELRCLEEKLDSAVQSKAFFKEQWGRAVRELHLLKLDTRKQMLSQLQQDRRELGDAGLDTIIDDNESKRNQDAMDIKKLKDDFYVDILASTPALEIDSFITTSGSGVVEMFDDLSVVKNPINDKLNKLISQRDRLIQDENPNEELLKQLNQEIRSILLNCGS; encoded by the exons ATGGATGAATTGCGAGGTCCGAATATCCAAATAGTCCTTCATATCAAGGAAG GGCTTGGTTTCGGATTTTTGCGAACACCGTTTGTGGTCAGTGGTTCATTAAATGGTTACATATTAGAAACCGATTCGGTTGTTCCATCTCATGCACCGGTTTTCGATGCTGAACTTGTTTGGGAAACCGATAAAAGAAGATTTAGGAG TTTGCGTGTTCAAAATGTTCCTGTGAAGGTTGAGGTGTTTACAACATGCACGCAGGGACGTAAAGACAAAGTTGGATATTTATTGTTGAGTCTCCTTAGTGCTCAACCCTGTCCTTCGAATAAAATTGTTGAT GTGAAGTACACAATGCATCGACTTCTGGGAGTTAAATCTGAAGGGAAGTGTTGTCATCCACAGCTGTTAATGAGTCTATCTATTGAAGACAGGAATAGTACACCTACACCC AGAAATGAACTCCGCATGTTCCACAGTAATGAGGTTGCCTATCCCTTGTCTTCTCATACCACGGGAATACCAACAGGCAAATCCATTACCTTTgcgttaa ATGAATACATTCTTGAAAGTAAGAAATCAGTTTCATCACCGGACCTTCAACCCAAATTACTATGTGATGAAGGTCTAATACAAATCGGTAAAGGGAATCAACTGTTTGTACTGAGTTTTGTCATTGGAGTTGTTGAAAATTTAGATTTG ttGTTACCTGAGAGTCCAAATAATGATTCTATGATTGATTGTTACATCATGTATTCAATATTCACACACAACATAATGACAGACAG AGTGGCGTCGAGCAGCGAGCGCGGTCCGGTCCGCAGCGCGCCGTTCAACCAGCGCACGTCGCTGCGTCTCGCGGCCGAGCTGTGCGCGCTCGCCCGCTACTTCGCAGAGTGTCCGCATGTCGTGGCACGCGTGTGTCACGGTGACACGGATCTAG GTATATGCAGTTTGGATCTCCGTAAACTAATTCCGACGGAAGACATTAAGCATTTCATAGACAATTTCTGTAACACCGATAACGCTCTAACTATACAGGAGCGCTGTTATATCTTGCGTTGCGACGAGACTACTAAACGGAAAGATGACGGAAGGAGACCTTTTGTGGATATCGAAATGAGCTTGAAGTATATGGGCGTTCGCGGCGTTGCGCAG AGATCTACATTGCTGAGTGCCCGCAGTGCTACTGAGCTGACGAGCGCCGCGGCGGAGGCGGGCCCGCCGCGGCGCGTCGGTAGCTGCACGAGTCTGCACGCCCACACCGCAGG ATACAATAACGCATCGGGCGACGTACACAAACAAACGAACGAAATAGCGGAATTAATAAAGAACATGTGCAATTCATTCGCTCTAAGTCAAGAGAGAATACTCGCTGCCAGACTGAAACCCTCCACCAGCGATGCGGAGGTGCAGTGCGAGGGGGGGAATTTGAGGGACGATGATGGGAGGGGAGAGGGGGGAGACAGGGAGCCTGTGAAGCTGGGCGGACGTCAAGCCGAGAG GGAGCCCGTCGTTTTGGAGACGAGCAAAAGCGACACGTGCATCACAAGTCCTAAACGGGCCGCCCGTAAAGACAATCACACAG atTTGGTGAAAATGGCGCTATCGGAAGCCGACCGCGACAGCATCATGCGGAGGTTCGTGGACGAGCTGGAAGACTGGAAGGAGAAGCAGCAGGAGCTGCACAAACTGCAG TTGAAGCGCAAAGAAGAGTACCATTTAGAGCTATTGGCCAAGGAGTGGGCCAAGCAGCGCGTGGAGCTGGAGTGCCGGCTGGCGAGGGGCATCGAGCAGTGCCGCGCCCTCGCCGCCGACCTCGCCGCCGCCACAGACGACTTCAGGGCGAGGGGACACAGGAACTCCGAGAGGGAGAAGAAG TTATTGGAAGCGAAGAAAGCTTTAGAAGCGCATTACACAGCCAAGTACCAGGAGTTGAGAGAGGCCTCATTAAAAATGGAGGACGACATGAATCATCAGCTGAAAGTCAAGGACATGAGGATCGAAGAGCTGGAGCTTAAAATAATGCAGCTTGAGAAACAGGTGGACGTTTTGAAG AATACCATGAAGGACATTGAGAAAGAAGCCGAAACCCGATATTCTGGTCTAACTAAAGATCAAACTGCGAGTCTCATACAAGAATTG AGATGTTTAGAAGAAAAACTAGATAGTGCGGTCCAATCGAAAGCGTTCTTCAAAGAGCAGTGGGGCCGCGCTGTCAGGGAACTGCACCTGCTGAAGCTGGACACCAGGAAGCAAATGTTGTCGCAGCTGCAGCAGGACAGGAGGGAGCTGGGTGATGCTGG ttTAGACACAATAATAGATGACAACGAAAGTAAACGCAATCAAGATGCGATGgacattaaaaaattgaaagacGATTTTTATGTTGACATTTTAGCGAGCACACCGGCACTGGAAATCGATTCGTTCATCA CCACATCTGGTTCGGGTGTTGTAGAAATGTTTGACGATTTAAG CGTCGTTAAGAACCCGATAAATGATAAACTAAACAAATTGATATCACAACGCGATCGGCTCATACAGGACGAGAATCCGAATGAAGAACTTCTGAAGCAATTGAACCAGGAAATTAGAAGTATCCTATTAAACTGTGGCTCCTga